A single Chryseobacterium shigense DNA region contains:
- a CDS encoding DUF6678 family protein, with product MNTDNLFELIKELNSQPVKFRLKLKNKDKNLTWEDWIINPTGNYIETGQTGPNIINKIEYIEINPIEEKNIGKLVPKKMINHSLEIIKIIESKNINFKQCENTIKIEIKVEE from the coding sequence ATGAACACTGATAATTTATTTGAATTAATAAAAGAATTAAACTCTCAACCGGTAAAATTTAGATTAAAATTAAAAAATAAAGATAAAAATTTAACTTGGGAAGATTGGATTATTAATCCTACTGGGAATTATATTGAAACCGGACAGACAGGACCTAATATTATAAACAAAATTGAATATATTGAAATAAATCCCATAGAGGAAAAAAACATTGGAAAATTAGTTCCTAAAAAAATGATAAATCATAGCTTGGAAATTATTAAAATTATCGAAAGTAAAAACATAAATTTTAAGCAATGTGAAAACACAATAAAAATTGAAATAAAAGTTGAAGAATAA
- a CDS encoding helix-turn-helix domain-containing protein, which translates to MDRIEFRIAFGKRVEKFRKKLGLSYRELAQKCDVDHSNISKIEKGEVDLRISTLQELAKGLEVHPQELFDFKIE; encoded by the coding sequence ATGGATAGAATTGAGTTTCGAATAGCTTTTGGTAAAAGAGTTGAAAAATTTAGAAAGAAGTTGGGATTAAGCTATCGGGAGTTAGCTCAAAAATGTGATGTAGACCACAGTAATATCAGCAAAATTGAAAAAGGAGAGGTTGATTTAAGAATCTCTACACTACAGGAACTAGCTAAGGGCTTAGAAGTTCATCCTCAAGAATTATTTGATTTTAAAATAGAATAA